In one Grus americana isolate bGruAme1 chromosome 1, bGruAme1.mat, whole genome shotgun sequence genomic region, the following are encoded:
- the STX19 gene encoding syntaxin-19 produces MRDRLQELKLRAKELQIAGENNGATVQEEQEEFEQQAIIYEKEPITERHLHEIQKLQNEINNLVEEVHKFSQQQKSLVSSMRRFSVLKKESNIAREIKIQAEHIRKCLDELSKTVKKAENEHGPSRATVRILASQYSFLSQRYLNAMLSYNDAITAKQEKCRRFIVRQLEVAGKEVSEEEVNDMLQQGKWEIFNENLLTEVKITKAQLSEIEQRHKELVNLESQIKDLKELFIQISVLVEEQGKMINNIEISMNNTQEYTQVSKEKFGLAVKYRKRNPCKVICCWCCPCCK; encoded by the coding sequence ATGAGAGACCGCCTCCAAGAGCTTAAACTGAGAGCTAAGGAACTACAGATAGCTGGAGAAAACAATGGTGCAACTGTAcaagaagagcaggaggagtTTGAACAGCAGGccattatttatgaaaaagagCCCATAACTGAAAGGCACTTGCATGAAATCCAGAAGCTTCAGAATGAAATTAACAATTTGGTGGAAGAAGTTCATAAATTCagtcaacaacaaaaaagcctaGTATCTTCAATGAGAAGATTCAGTGTTCTTAAAAAGGAATCTAACAtagcaagagaaataaaaattcaagcAGAGCACATACGAAAATGTTTGGATGAACTGtcaaaaacagtgaaaaaagctgaaaatgaacaTGGGCCATCACGTGCCACAGTAAGAATTCTAGCTTCCCAGTACTCTTTCTTATCCCAGCGTTACCTAAATGCTATGCTCTCATACAACGATGCTATAACTGCTAagcaagagaaatgcagaagatTTATAGTCCGTCAGCTTGAAGTAGCTGGTAAAGAGGTATCTGAGGAAGAAGTCAATGACATGCTCCAACAAGGAAAATGGGAGATTTTCAATGAAAATCTGCTCACTGAAGTCAAAATTACCAAAGCTCAGCTTTCGGAGATTGAACAGAGACACAAAGAACTAGTCAATCTGGAGAGCCAGATCAAAGACTTAAAGGAACTTTTCATCCAGATATCAGTTCTGGTGGAGGAGCAAGGGAAGATGATCAACAACATTGAAATCAGTATGAACAACACTCAAGAATATACTCAAGTATCTAAAGAAAAATTTGGGCTTGCAGTCAAGTACCGAAAAAGAAACCCTTGCAAAGTAATATGCTGCTGGTGTTGTCCATGCTGCaaatga